The following DNA comes from Novosphingobium sp. PP1Y.
TGCCTAGAGAAGCGGCTCGCTAGCAACACCTGAAGAGAAAGTGCGACGCCGCATGGGCGAGCCCTATTACGTCACCACCGCCATCAGCTATCCCAACGGCAAGCCGCATATCGGCCATGCCTACGAGGCAATCGCTACCGATGTCATAGCCCGCAACCGCAAGGCTGAAGGCTTCGACGTCCGGTTCCAGACCGGAACGGACGAACATGGCCTGAAGATGATGCAGAAGGCGCGCGACCTCGGCGTGACGCCGGCTGCGCTCTGTGATGAAATGTCTCGGTACTTCAGGGATATGTGCGATGCATTGAACATCGGATACGATGTCTTCATCCGCACTACCGAGCCGCGTCACCACGAGGCGACACAGGAATTGTGGCGCCGCATGGAAGCCAACGGCGACCTTTACCTCGACCGCTATGAAGGCTGGTACTCGATCCGCGACGAAGCCTATTACGACGAGAGCGAACTCGTCGCAGGCGAGGGCGGCGAAAAGCTATCCCCGCAAGGCACGCCGGTTGAATGGACTGTCGAGGAATCGTGGTTCTTCCGCCTGTCGAAGTACCAGGACAAGTTGCTCGAACTCTACAGCTCCGGTGATTTCATCAAGCCGGAAAGCCGCCGCAACGAAGTGACGCGCTTCGTCGAAGGTGGCCTGCGTGACCTTTCGGTTTCGCGGACGAGCTTCGACTGGGGCATCAAGGTTCCGGGTAGCGAGAACCACGTCATGTACGTCTGGGTCGATGCTTTGACCAACTACCTGACCGGCCTCGGATTTCCCGATGAAAACGGCGACTATTCAAAGTATTGGCCGGCAAACCTGCATGTGATCGGGAAGGACATCGTTCGTTTCCATGCGATTTACTGGCCCGCCTTCCTGATGAGCGCTGGCGTGCCGCTGCCGCGCCAGGTCTTCGGGCACGGCTTCCTGCTAAACCGCGGACAGAAGGAATCGAAGTCGCTCGGCAATGTGACCGATCCGATCGGCCTTGCCGAAACCTTCGGTGTCGATGCCCTGCGCTATTTCCTCATGCGTGAGGTGGCATTCGGACAGGACGGTTCCTACTCGCCCGAGGCTATCGTCACGCGCTGCAATGCTGAGCTCGCGAACAGCTTCGGCAACCTTGCCCAACGCAGTCTATCCATGATTTTCAAGAACATGGATGGCATAGTTAAGGCCGGATTACCGCAAACCGAAGCCGATGCGGCGCTCTTTGCATCGGTCCGGGAAGGCATCGCGGGGCTGCGCAAGAGCTTCACCGACCTCGCCTTCAGTGACGGTCTCGAAAGCTGGATGCGCGCCGTCTTCGCCTGCAACCAGTACGTTGACGAACAGGCCCCATGGGCGCTGCGCAAGACCGATCCCGAACGGATGGAAGCGGTTCTCATGGTTCTGTTCCAGGTCGTGCGCGATCTCGCCATCGCCGTACGTCCTGTGGTGCCGACAGCGATCGACAAGTTGCTCGACCAGATGGGGCAGGGTGCAGATGCGCGCGACTATGCCGCGCTGGAGGCGGCCGACTGGTTCACCGCACTGGCTGCTTCGGGTTACAAGGTGGACAAGCCGCAGGGCGTATTCCCGCGGCTCGAACTGCCTGAGGAAGCCGCCGCCTGATGCTGATCGATTCCCACTGTCACCTGGAATACGAAGGTCTGGTCGAAGATCAGCAGGCCGTTCTCGACCGTGCCAGGCAAGCGGGCATTCGTGGCTTTCTGAACATCTCGACGCGTCAGTGCGAATGGGATCGCGTGGTCGCCACGGCCGCACGCGAGGATGACGTCTGGGCGTCGGTCGGCATTCATCCGCATGAAGCCGATCAGCATGCGGACTTGGGCGAGGGAGCTCTGCTGGAGGCGACTGCGCATCCCAAGGTCGTCGCCATCGGTGAGACTGGATTGGACTACTACTACGACAAGTCCGACCGCGATGTGCAGCAGGCCCTGTTTCGCACCCATATCGCCGTTTCGCGGCAGACCGGCCTGCCGCTCATCATCCATACGCGAGATGCGGAAGAAGACACCGTGCGCATCCTCGACGAGGAAATGGGGAAGGGGGGCTTTCCCGCTCTCATCCACTGTTTCACTGCCTCGGCCGATTTCGGACGCAAGGTTCTCGACCTGGGCCTGACGATCTCGCTTTCGGGAATCGTAACTTTCAAGAATGCCAAGGACTTGCAGGAGTTTGCAAAGGTCATTCCGCAAGACCGATTGCTGGTTGAAACGGATTCGCCTTTCCTTGCCCCAGTGCCACACCGCGGCAGGAAATGCGAACCTGCCTACACTGCCGATACGGCGCGCTTCGTGGCTCAGTTGCGAGAAATTCCGCTCGAAGAACTTGCTGAAGCAACTACCTGTAACTTCTTCGAATTGTTCAAGAAAGCCTCCGCGTGAAGGCCATTATTCTCGGCAGCGGAACGTCGACCGGTGTTCCCCGGCTTGGGGGCGAACACGGTGCGGACTGGGGCCTTTGCGATCCAGATGAGCCGAAGAACCGCCGCACACGGGTGTCGGTTCTACTGGAAAGCGATGCCGGTGGACGCATTCTCATCGATACGCCCACGGACTTGCGCGCCCAACTCCTCGACAATGAAATCCATCGTATTGATGCGGTCTTCTGGACCCACGATCATGCCGACCACTGCCACGGCATCGATGATCTCAGGCCGCTTCGTTATGGTCGTGCCGGACCGATCCCGGGTTTCGCCGCCTCGGAGACAGTCCGCCGCATGCGTCAGCGCTTCGGGTATGTCTTTGCTGGGCAACACGGGTATCCGACACTTGTGAGCCTTGATAACCTCGATAACATCCGACTTTGCGAAGGCTTTCGCGTAGACCATGTCCAGATGCCGCACGGACCCGCGCAATCGACAGGATTTCGATTTGATTGTGACGGAAAAACAATAAGTTATGCGACGGATTTGAGTGAGATCACCAGGGGAATGATCGACCTTTTCTACAAGTCGGACGTCCTGATCGTCGATTGTCTGCGCCGTGAGCCGCATCCCACGCATGCGCATCTTGCGATGTCACTTGAACTCGCTGAAGCCTGCCGGGTTGGCTCGACGATTCTCACTCATCTCGATAAGAGCATGGATTATGCGACACTTTCTGGGGAAGTTCCGGAAGGTGTCCAGGTGGCATACGATGGCATGGTGATAACGGCATGAGCACGGAAATGGTCGTCTCGATCATTTCCGTGCTCGGTGCATTGATCCTCGTGACAAGTAATGCACGTTTTCGCGAACTTGGCACGCGTCGCAAGATCCGGCTCGGATTGATCTGGGTCGCCATCATCATCGGCCTTATGCTGTTCATTCAGGTCACTGGGCTGCGAGTAGAGCAGTGAGTGACTCGCCGTGATGGAGTGACGGCAATCACGCACATGCTGCCGCTAAACTGACCCTAATTTTACATAATACATATTATCATCTCTAATGTCGATCAAAGCCGGATGCGCAAACCATGACCGAAACCCGCCACGCTCACCTCGATCGCTTGCTTTCGATCATGAGCAGGCTGCGCGATCCCCTGACCGGCTGTGAATGGGATCGTGCACAGAACTTTGCGACGATTGCACCTTACACGATCGAGGAAGCGTACGAAGTTGCCGATGCCATCGAGCGTGAGGATCTCAATGCCTTGCGTGACGAACTCGGCGATCTTCTGCTCCAGGTCGTGTTCCATTCGCGCATGGCCGAGGAAGAAGGACACTTCGCTTTCCCCGATGTTGCCGCCTCGATTGCGGATAAGCTCGAAGCACGCCATCCGCATATCTTCGGAGACGATACTTCCGATGAAAGCCAGACAGACCGCTGGGAGAAGCTGAAGGCGCAGGAACGGGCCGCCAAAGGTGCGGACAGCGCAATCGATGGCGTTGCCATGTCACTCCCGGCGCTCATGCGCGCGGAGAAACTGCAAAAGCGGGCGGCTCGCGTCGGGTTCGACTGGCCTGATCCGAGCGGTGCGGCCGAAAAGGTCCGTGAAGAGATGGCTGAGTTGGCCGAGGCTTCAGACGATCACATGTTGGAGGAAGCTGGAGACCTCCTTTTCGCCGCAGTCAATCTGGTGCGGCTAAACGGCATTGCCGCCGAGGATGCCTTGCGCGCAGCCAATGCGAAGTTCGAACGCCGGTTTCGCGCAATGGAGCATCTTTCGGCATCGGAAGGCCGGAATTTCAGGGATTTGGACCTCGATGCTCAGGAATCATATTGGCAGAAGGTCAAGGCTTCAGAGCGCCTGAAATCGGCCTAGTTCGCGCTCTGCAAGACGAACCTGCAACCGCAATAGCGGCCCCTCGCTGCCCTCGCCTGCATCATCTTCCGAAATGACTTCACCTCTCGCGTGCAGGAAGGCAAGCCTTTGTCCATCTGCTGCAGGAATCAGGAAGGAATAGACCTTGGAATCTGCGGTCAGCGCATGGCTGACGACTTCCAGCAGGTTTTCGCAACCTTCGCCGGTGACTGCCGAAATTGGGACAATCGTCTCGTCTTTGCGGTGAGCGATGGCTTCATGCAGCTTTTCGGCATGTTCCGGGCCCAGGAGGTCCCACTTGTTCCAAAGCTCGATGATCGGAATTCCGGGCTCGGCGCCCTCCTCCACGTCGTCGTCCACCACGCTGCCGAGCACTCCGAGGTCGCCCAGGACATCGAGGACCTGCCGCTTCTGGGCGTCCGTATCCGGATTGGCGATGTCGCGGACATGGAGGATCAGATCGGCCGCCGTGACTTCCTCCAACGTGGCGCGAAACGCCGCGACAAGCTGGGTCGGCAAGTCGGAGATGAAGCCCACTGTGTCAGACAGGATCGCCTTTTCAACGCCCGGCAGGCGAATGGCGCGCATCGTGGGGTCGAGCGTTGCGAAAAGCAGATCCTGCGCCATGACTCCGGCGCCGGTCAGGCGATTGAACAGCGTCGACTTGCCGGCATTGGTGTAGCCGACCAGGGCAACGATCGGCCAAGGCGCTTTCTCACGACGGTCGCGATGAAGGCCTCGGGTGCGTCGTACCTGCTCGAGTTCGCGCCGGATTTTCGCCATCCGGTCGCGGATCATGCGGCGGTCGGCCTCAATCTGTGTTTCGCCGGGGCCGCCAAGGAAGCCGAAGCCGCCGCGCTGGCGCTCGAGGTGAGTCCAGCTGCGCACGAGGCGGCCGGCCTGGTAATCGAGGTGCGCGAGTTCGACCTGCAGACGTCCTTCTGCCGTTGCAGCACGCTCGCCGAAGATTTCCAGGATCAAGCCCGTCCGGTCGATAACCTTGCGCTTGAGCTTTTCTTCGAGATTGCGTTGCTGGATCGCCGACAAGGAGCCGTCGACGATGATCAGTTCGGCCTCGTTCAGTTCACAGGCCGTGCCAATGTTCTGAATCTGGCCTTCACCGAATAACGTGCCGGCGCGCGGCTCGCGGATCGGAATTGCCACGGCATCGGCAATGACAAGCCCGATCGCCAGTGCGAGGCCCTTGGCTTCATCAAGACGCGCTTCGGGGTCGAGATCGCCCTTCCCTCGCATCTGCGGATAGACGACGAGGGCACGCGCCCCGCGCGTGACCTCGCCCTTGAGTTCGTCGTTCAAATCAGTTCAGCTTCACGCTCAATCTTCGGATTCTTCTTCATGCGCCTGAAGATCGACCGGAGTCACGGGTTGAATCGTCGAAACGGCGTGCTTGTAGGCCAACTGCACATAGCCCTCGCGTTCGAGCAGCATGCAGAACAAGTCATAAGCGGCAACGCGCCCTTGCAGCATGACCCCGTTGATCAGGAACATGGTGACCTGAACGCCGGCGCTGCGAATGCTGGAAAGGAACACATCCTGCAGGACGCGTGTCTTCTTGGAAGCATCGCCGCCACTGGCGAATTGACCGGCATCGACCGGGGTCGACGGCATGATCGTCGAGATCGCATGCTTGTAGACGAGCTGCGACTGACCATCGCGGCGCAGCAGGATCGAGAAGTTATCGAACCAGGTGACGATGCCCTGAAGCTTCACGCCCTTGACCAGGAACATGGTGACCGGAGTCTTGTTCTTACGCAGAAGATTGAGGAACTGATCCTGAAGATTCTGCCCCTTTCCTGCTGAAGTTCCCGCACTCACCGGGGCCTTCTCCGGTTCGGAAGCTGCTGCTGTTGCAGGTTTGGGTCGCGCAGTAAGCGTACGTCCAGCCATGTATTCGCTCCATCTTTTTGGCGGCCGCTAATGCGGTCCGCGATCTGGCCGTGGGATCCCCACGACCGTTACCGAATCAAAACCTACCCAGTTGCTGCAGTGCAGTAAATGCGAAAATATGTGTCAGGGCTATTACATTTCGTCCTCAGTATCGCCCTCGCGTCGCTCGGACATGCCGAGAAGCTTGAGCTTGCGGTGCAATGCCGAACGTTCCATTCCGATGAATGAAGCCGTCTTCGAGATGTTCCCCGAAAAACGCCGGATCTGGACTTTGAGGTACTCCCGTTCGAAGCTCTCGCGGGCTTCGCGCAAGGGCGCGCTCATCATGACCGAAACGCCGGCATCGCCTTGCGCGCGGTTGTTGAAGATTTCGGGCGGCAGCATGTCCACCTCGATCGTCTCGAGCTTCTCGCGCGGGGCCATGATGACGGTCCGCTCGACTACATTACGCAGTTGCCGCACGTTGCCGGGCCATTCGTAGGCCTGTAGCGCGGTCATGGCCTCGCCTGTAACCTTCGGCGGGGAGACTCCCTGTTCATTGGCGTAGCGGGCGAAAAAGTGGTCGACCAGCGCGGGAATGTCATCGCGCCGCTCGCGCAGCGCCGGAATCGTAACCGGCACGACGTTGAGGCGGTAGAACAGGTCTTCGCGGAAACGGCGCTCGGCGATTTCCTTCTCCAGATCGCGCGAGGTCGAGGAAACTACGCGCACATCGACCCGGATCTGCCGGGAACCGCCGACGCGCACGAAGGCCTGGTCTGTCAGCACGCGCAGGATCCGCGCCTGGGTCGACAGCGGCATGTCGGAAACTTCGTCGAGGTAAAGCGTGCCGCCATCGGCAGTTTCAAGAAGGCCAGGTCTTACCAGGGCCCCTTCCGCTTCCTCACCGAACAGCTCCTGTTCGAAACGTTCAGGGGTGATGCGTGCGGAGTTGACGCTGACGAAGGCGTTGCTGGCGCGCGGGCTCCAGGCATGAAGCAGCCGCGCGGCCACTTCCTTGCCGGACCCGGCCGGCCCCGTAATCAGTAGGCGGCTGCCAGTGTTGGCGACACGCTTGAGCGTCGCCCTCACCTGATTGATGGCGCTGCTCGATCCGGTGAACTCCTCACCCGTCGGGAAGTCCTGCTTGAGCTGGGCATTTTCACGGCGCAGCCGCTCTGTCTCGGTCGCGCGCCCGACGAGGTGGAGCAGCTTTTCAGCTTCGAAGGGCTTCTCGATGAAGTCGACGGCGCCGCGGCTGATTGCCGCCACGGCCGTATCGATATTGCCGTGACCGGAGAAGATGATGACGGGCAGTTCCGGTTCGCGGACCTTGATCGCATCGAGCACTTCCAGCCCGTCCATCGGGCTGCCATGCAACCAGACATCGAGGAGCACCAGCGAAGGCCGGCGATCGTCGATAGCGGCCAATGCCGACTCGCTGTCGCCCGCCGTGCGGCATTCATACCCTTCGTCGCTGAGCACGCCTGCGACCAGTTCGCGGATGTCGCGTTCGTCGTCGACGATCAGGATTTCTAGAGCCATGATCTCTTCTTCTTTTTTTTGCAGGAACTTGAATGGATAAATTGGCAGTGTCACTCAGCTGCCTCCGACTTGCGGCTCTGCGCGAGAGGATCGGTGGCGAAACGCATCGTCACTGTGGTTCCGCCACCTTCGGTCGGTGTGAACTGCATTTCGCCGCCATGCTCCTCGATGATCTTGTTGACGATGGCGAGGCCGAGCCCGGTGCCCTTCTCGCGGGTCGTTACATAGGGCTCGATGATCCGTTCGCGGTCCTGCGACAGGCCGATACCGTTGTCGGCGATGCGCACAACGATATGGTCCTCATCCGCGGTTACCGCGACGGCGACCTTGCCCAACCAACCTTCGGGCGCATCTTTCGCTTTTGATTCAATGGCCTCGATCGCATTTTTCAAGACGTTGGTCATCGCCTGGCCGAACTGGTGGCGATCGCAATCGATGGTTCCGATCC
Coding sequences within:
- a CDS encoding sigma-54 dependent transcriptional regulator; this encodes MALEILIVDDERDIRELVAGVLSDEGYECRTAGDSESALAAIDDRRPSLVLLDVWLHGSPMDGLEVLDAIKVREPELPVIIFSGHGNIDTAVAAISRGAVDFIEKPFEAEKLLHLVGRATETERLRRENAQLKQDFPTGEEFTGSSSAINQVRATLKRVANTGSRLLITGPAGSGKEVAARLLHAWSPRASNAFVSVNSARITPERFEQELFGEEAEGALVRPGLLETADGGTLYLDEVSDMPLSTQARILRVLTDQAFVRVGGSRQIRVDVRVVSSTSRDLEKEIAERRFREDLFYRLNVVPVTIPALRERRDDIPALVDHFFARYANEQGVSPPKVTGEAMTALQAYEWPGNVRQLRNVVERTVIMAPREKLETIEVDMLPPEIFNNRAQGDAGVSVMMSAPLREARESFEREYLKVQIRRFSGNISKTASFIGMERSALHRKLKLLGMSERREGDTEDEM
- the hfq gene encoding RNA chaperone Hfq, whose product is MAGRTLTARPKPATAAASEPEKAPVSAGTSAGKGQNLQDQFLNLLRKNKTPVTMFLVKGVKLQGIVTWFDNFSILLRRDGQSQLVYKHAISTIMPSTPVDAGQFASGGDASKKTRVLQDVFLSSIRSAGVQVTMFLINGVMLQGRVAAYDLFCMLLEREGYVQLAYKHAVSTIQPVTPVDLQAHEEESED
- the mazG gene encoding nucleoside triphosphate pyrophosphohydrolase codes for the protein MTETRHAHLDRLLSIMSRLRDPLTGCEWDRAQNFATIAPYTIEEAYEVADAIEREDLNALRDELGDLLLQVVFHSRMAEEEGHFAFPDVAASIADKLEARHPHIFGDDTSDESQTDRWEKLKAQERAAKGADSAIDGVAMSLPALMRAEKLQKRAARVGFDWPDPSGAAEKVREEMAELAEASDDHMLEEAGDLLFAAVNLVRLNGIAAEDALRAANAKFERRFRAMEHLSASEGRNFRDLDLDAQESYWQKVKASERLKSA
- a CDS encoding MBL fold metallo-hydrolase, whose protein sequence is MKAIILGSGTSTGVPRLGGEHGADWGLCDPDEPKNRRTRVSVLLESDAGGRILIDTPTDLRAQLLDNEIHRIDAVFWTHDHADHCHGIDDLRPLRYGRAGPIPGFAASETVRRMRQRFGYVFAGQHGYPTLVSLDNLDNIRLCEGFRVDHVQMPHGPAQSTGFRFDCDGKTISYATDLSEITRGMIDLFYKSDVLIVDCLRREPHPTHAHLAMSLELAEACRVGSTILTHLDKSMDYATLSGEVPEGVQVAYDGMVITA
- the metG gene encoding methionine--tRNA ligase; this encodes MGEPYYVTTAISYPNGKPHIGHAYEAIATDVIARNRKAEGFDVRFQTGTDEHGLKMMQKARDLGVTPAALCDEMSRYFRDMCDALNIGYDVFIRTTEPRHHEATQELWRRMEANGDLYLDRYEGWYSIRDEAYYDESELVAGEGGEKLSPQGTPVEWTVEESWFFRLSKYQDKLLELYSSGDFIKPESRRNEVTRFVEGGLRDLSVSRTSFDWGIKVPGSENHVMYVWVDALTNYLTGLGFPDENGDYSKYWPANLHVIGKDIVRFHAIYWPAFLMSAGVPLPRQVFGHGFLLNRGQKESKSLGNVTDPIGLAETFGVDALRYFLMREVAFGQDGSYSPEAIVTRCNAELANSFGNLAQRSLSMIFKNMDGIVKAGLPQTEADAALFASVREGIAGLRKSFTDLAFSDGLESWMRAVFACNQYVDEQAPWALRKTDPERMEAVLMVLFQVVRDLAIAVRPVVPTAIDKLLDQMGQGADARDYAALEAADWFTALAASGYKVDKPQGVFPRLELPEEAAA
- the hflX gene encoding GTPase HflX — protein: MNDELKGEVTRGARALVVYPQMRGKGDLDPEARLDEAKGLALAIGLVIADAVAIPIREPRAGTLFGEGQIQNIGTACELNEAELIIVDGSLSAIQQRNLEEKLKRKVIDRTGLILEIFGERAATAEGRLQVELAHLDYQAGRLVRSWTHLERQRGGFGFLGGPGETQIEADRRMIRDRMAKIRRELEQVRRTRGLHRDRREKAPWPIVALVGYTNAGKSTLFNRLTGAGVMAQDLLFATLDPTMRAIRLPGVEKAILSDTVGFISDLPTQLVAAFRATLEEVTAADLILHVRDIANPDTDAQKRQVLDVLGDLGVLGSVVDDDVEEGAEPGIPIIELWNKWDLLGPEHAEKLHEAIAHRKDETIVPISAVTGEGCENLLEVVSHALTADSKVYSFLIPAADGQRLAFLHARGEVISEDDAGEGSEGPLLRLQVRLAERELGRFQAL
- a CDS encoding TatD family hydrolase; the protein is MLIDSHCHLEYEGLVEDQQAVLDRARQAGIRGFLNISTRQCEWDRVVATAAREDDVWASVGIHPHEADQHADLGEGALLEATAHPKVVAIGETGLDYYYDKSDRDVQQALFRTHIAVSRQTGLPLIIHTRDAEEDTVRILDEEMGKGGFPALIHCFTASADFGRKVLDLGLTISLSGIVTFKNAKDLQEFAKVIPQDRLLVETDSPFLAPVPHRGRKCEPAYTADTARFVAQLREIPLEELAEATTCNFFELFKKASA